One Streptomyces coeruleorubidus DNA segment encodes these proteins:
- a CDS encoding GNAT family N-acetyltransferase: MTDTPSLPEGYEISTDPARVDAERVHHWLSTDAYWALGRPREKQDRAIEGSLNFGVYETVSQKQVAYARVITDRATFGWLCDVYVDPSVRGKGVGTALVAAVRDELREYGVRRVLLATHDAHGVYEKLGFAALERPADWMALIFGQ, from the coding sequence ATGACCGACACGCCGAGCCTGCCCGAGGGCTACGAGATCTCCACCGACCCCGCCCGCGTCGACGCCGAGCGGGTCCACCACTGGCTGTCCACCGACGCGTACTGGGCGCTCGGCCGCCCGCGCGAGAAGCAGGACCGGGCGATCGAGGGCTCGCTCAACTTCGGCGTGTACGAGACGGTGTCGCAGAAGCAGGTGGCGTACGCCCGGGTCATCACGGACCGGGCGACCTTCGGGTGGCTGTGCGACGTGTACGTCGACCCGTCGGTGCGCGGCAAGGGGGTCGGCACCGCGCTCGTGGCGGCCGTACGGGACGAGTTGCGGGAGTACGGGGTACGGCGCGTGCTGCTCGCCACGCACGACGCGCACGGCGTCTACGAGAAGCTCGGGTTCGCGGCGCTGGAGCGGCCCGCGGACTGGATGGCTCTCATCTTCGGCCAGTGA
- a CDS encoding DMT family transporter, with protein sequence MRAQSSATTASRIAVATEPERDRPGLGTLQAALGVIAFSLTFPATAWGLEGFGPWSLVAVRTVLAAVIAGGCLLALRVPLPARRHWPGLAVVAAGVVLGFPLLTTLALQTSTTAHAAVVVGLLPLTTALFSALRVGTRPSRTFWTAALAGAAAVLAFTVQQSGGALSTADLYLFAALLVCAAGYTEGGRLARVMPGWHVIGWALVLCLPLTVPVAAFALAQEPVQPTAHSVTGLLWVAAGSQFLGLVVWYRGMAAIGIPKASQLQLAQPLLTLVWSVLLLGEHLTVAAPLTAAAVLVCIAVTQRARG encoded by the coding sequence ATGAGAGCACAGAGTAGCGCTACTACCGCATCCCGGATAGCAGTCGCCACAGAGCCGGAACGGGACCGGCCCGGCCTCGGCACCCTCCAGGCCGCCCTGGGCGTCATCGCCTTCTCCCTCACCTTCCCCGCCACCGCCTGGGGTCTCGAGGGCTTCGGGCCCTGGTCGCTGGTCGCCGTCCGGACTGTCCTGGCCGCGGTGATCGCGGGGGGCTGTCTGCTGGCCCTTCGCGTCCCGCTGCCCGCCCGCCGCCACTGGCCGGGCCTCGCGGTGGTCGCGGCCGGTGTGGTGCTCGGTTTCCCGTTGCTGACCACGCTGGCACTGCAGACCTCGACCACCGCGCACGCCGCCGTCGTGGTCGGTCTGCTCCCCCTGACCACCGCTCTCTTCTCCGCCCTGCGCGTCGGCACCCGGCCCTCGCGCACCTTCTGGACGGCGGCCCTCGCCGGCGCGGCGGCGGTGCTGGCCTTCACCGTGCAGCAGAGCGGCGGCGCCCTGAGCACCGCCGACCTGTACCTCTTCGCGGCGCTGCTGGTGTGCGCGGCCGGCTACACCGAGGGCGGCCGGCTGGCCCGGGTCATGCCGGGCTGGCACGTCATCGGCTGGGCGCTGGTGCTGTGCCTGCCGCTGACCGTGCCCGTCGCCGCGTTCGCGCTGGCGCAGGAACCGGTGCAGCCGACCGCGCACAGCGTCACCGGGCTGCTGTGGGTGGCTGCGGGCTCGCAGTTCCTCGGACTGGTCGTCTGGTACCGGGGCATGGCGGCCATCGGCATCCCGAAGGCCAGCCAGTTGCAGCTCGCCCAGCCCCTGCTCACACTGGTGTGGTCGGTGCTGCTGCTGGGCGAGCACCTGACGGTGGCCGCCCCGCTGACAGCCGCGGCGGTGCTGGTCTGCATCGCCGTCACACAACGGGCACGCGGCTGA
- a CDS encoding PLP-dependent aminotransferase family protein gives MQERSSVGDLAEQLRRELNRYSPGGKLPSSRALVERFRVSPVTVSRALAQLAAEGLVVTRPGAGAFRAQARTAPAPAGDTSWQEVALSADGAADLVPRSVDASGVLVSLAAPPPGVIEFSGGYLHPSLQPERAMAAALSRAGRRPGAWGRPPMEGLPELREWFARGIGGSFTAAEVLITAGGQSALTTALRALAPPGAPVLVESPTYPGMLAIARAAGLRPVPVPVDADGVKPALLADAFRATGAPAFVCQPLFQNPTGAVLAPERRREVLGIARAAGAFVVEDDFVRRLVHEDAGPLPRPLAADDPDGVVVHVCSLTKATSPSFRVSALAARGPVLERLRAIQVVDTFFVPRPLQEAALELVGSPAWPRHLRAVSAELRARRDAMTAALALHLPELALPHVPSGGYHLWPRLPDGTDEPALTSAALRAGVAVTPGRPYFSAEPPAAHIRLSFAAVAGTGEIAEGVRRLRTACDEVLG, from the coding sequence ATGCAAGAGCGTAGCAGTGTGGGTGATCTGGCAGAACAGCTGCGGCGGGAGCTGAACCGCTACTCACCAGGTGGAAAGCTGCCGTCGAGCCGGGCCCTGGTAGAGCGGTTCCGGGTGAGTCCCGTGACCGTGTCGCGGGCGCTGGCGCAGCTCGCCGCCGAGGGGCTGGTGGTCACCCGGCCGGGCGCGGGCGCGTTCCGCGCGCAGGCCCGTACGGCACCGGCCCCCGCCGGGGACACATCCTGGCAGGAGGTCGCGCTCAGCGCCGACGGTGCCGCCGACCTCGTACCGCGCTCGGTGGACGCCTCCGGGGTGCTGGTCTCGCTGGCCGCTCCGCCGCCCGGTGTGATCGAGTTCAGCGGCGGTTATCTGCACCCGTCGTTGCAGCCCGAGCGGGCGATGGCCGCCGCCCTGTCGCGCGCCGGACGCCGCCCCGGCGCCTGGGGACGCCCGCCCATGGAAGGGCTGCCGGAGCTGCGGGAGTGGTTCGCGCGGGGCATCGGCGGGTCCTTCACGGCCGCCGAGGTGCTGATCACCGCGGGCGGGCAGTCCGCGCTCACCACCGCCCTGCGCGCCCTCGCCCCGCCCGGTGCCCCCGTCCTCGTCGAGTCGCCGACCTACCCCGGGATGCTCGCCATCGCCCGTGCCGCGGGCCTGCGCCCGGTGCCCGTCCCGGTGGACGCGGACGGCGTGAAACCGGCGCTGCTCGCCGACGCCTTCCGGGCCACCGGCGCCCCGGCCTTCGTCTGCCAGCCGCTCTTCCAGAACCCCACCGGTGCCGTGCTCGCGCCCGAGCGGCGCCGCGAGGTGCTGGGCATCGCCCGCGCGGCGGGCGCGTTCGTCGTCGAGGACGACTTCGTGCGGCGGCTCGTGCACGAGGACGCGGGGCCGCTGCCGCGCCCGCTGGCCGCCGACGACCCCGACGGTGTCGTCGTCCACGTCTGCTCGCTGACCAAGGCGACCTCGCCGAGCTTCCGGGTGAGCGCCCTGGCCGCGCGCGGCCCGGTCCTGGAGCGGCTGCGCGCCATCCAGGTCGTCGACACCTTCTTCGTGCCCCGGCCCCTTCAGGAGGCGGCACTCGAACTCGTCGGCTCGCCCGCCTGGCCGCGCCATCTGCGAGCGGTGTCCGCCGAGTTGAGGGCACGCCGGGACGCGATGACCGCCGCGCTCGCGCTGCACCTGCCGGAACTCGCCCTGCCGCACGTGCCGTCCGGCGGCTACCACCTGTGGCCGCGCCTGCCCGACGGCACGGACGAACCGGCCCTGACCTCCGCCGCACTGCGCGCGGGCGTCGCCGTCACCCCCGGCCGCCCCTACTTCAGCGCCGAGCCGCCGGCCGCGCACATCCGGCTGAGCTTCGCGGCGGTCGCGGGGACCGGGGAGATCGCGGAGGGCGTACGGCGGCTGCGCACGGCCTGCGACGAGGTGCTGGGATAA
- a CDS encoding glycoside hydrolase family 10 protein, which produces MGRVSRRAFAVAALSAFTMMPPASAAPKRDGRGDDRAASEMRGVWLATVAGRDWPSKPGLTAAQQRAELITHLDRAVSNRLNTVIFQVRPSADALWPSPYEPWSQYLTGTQGKDPGWDPLGTAVEEAHARGLKLHAWFNPYRVAAHADPTRLAAGHPARRNPDWVVTYGGKLYYNPGLPEVRDFVQDAMLDAVEKYPVDGVHFDDYFYPYPVAGQSFDDDSAYEEYGAGFPDRAAWRRDNIDKLVRETADRIKQIRSGTPFGISPFGVWRNAATDPHGSDTRAGVQTYDDLHADTRKWVRESWIDYIVPQLYWNIGFAAADYAKLLPWWAEVASGTSTRLYVGEALYKAGDPAQPAAWQDPTELSRHLTLARDHAQVRGHVFFAAKDVAADRIGAMARVVTDHYGQPAPPPR; this is translated from the coding sequence ATGGGACGAGTGTCACGCAGGGCGTTCGCGGTGGCGGCGCTGTCGGCTTTCACGATGATGCCTCCGGCCTCGGCCGCGCCCAAGCGGGACGGCAGGGGCGACGACAGGGCGGCCTCCGAGATGCGGGGCGTGTGGCTGGCCACCGTGGCGGGCCGCGACTGGCCGTCGAAGCCGGGGCTGACCGCCGCGCAGCAGCGGGCCGAGCTGATCACCCACCTCGACAGGGCGGTGAGCAACCGGCTCAACACTGTCATCTTCCAGGTCCGGCCCTCGGCGGACGCCCTGTGGCCCTCGCCGTACGAGCCGTGGTCGCAGTACCTGACCGGCACCCAGGGCAAGGACCCCGGCTGGGACCCGCTGGGCACGGCCGTGGAGGAGGCCCACGCCCGCGGCCTGAAGCTGCACGCCTGGTTCAACCCGTACCGCGTCGCCGCCCACGCCGACCCGACCCGGCTGGCCGCCGGCCACCCCGCCCGCAGGAACCCGGACTGGGTGGTGACGTACGGCGGGAAGCTCTACTACAACCCGGGGCTGCCCGAGGTCCGGGACTTCGTGCAGGACGCGATGCTCGACGCGGTGGAGAAGTACCCCGTGGACGGCGTCCACTTCGACGACTACTTCTACCCGTACCCGGTGGCGGGCCAGAGCTTCGACGACGACTCGGCCTACGAGGAGTACGGCGCCGGCTTCCCGGACCGGGCGGCGTGGCGGCGGGACAACATCGACAAGCTGGTCCGGGAGACGGCGGACCGCATCAAGCAGATCCGGTCCGGCACCCCCTTCGGCATCAGCCCCTTCGGCGTGTGGCGCAACGCCGCCACCGACCCGCACGGCTCGGACACCCGGGCGGGCGTGCAGACCTACGACGACCTGCACGCGGACACGCGCAAGTGGGTGCGCGAGAGCTGGATCGACTACATCGTCCCGCAGCTGTACTGGAACATCGGCTTCGCCGCCGCCGACTACGCGAAACTGCTGCCCTGGTGGGCGGAGGTCGCGAGCGGCACCTCGACGCGGCTCTACGTGGGGGAGGCGCTGTACAAGGCCGGTGACCCGGCGCAGCCCGCCGCCTGGCAGGACCCGACCGAGTTGTCCCGGCACCTGACGCTGGCCAGGGATCACGCGCAGGTGCGCGGGCACGTCTTCTTCGCCGCCAAGGACGTGGCGGCCGATCGGATCGGGGCGATGGCGAGGGTGGTCACCGACCACTACGGCCAGCCGGCGCCGCCGCCGCGCTGA
- a CDS encoding 3-hydroxybutyryl-CoA dehydrogenase — MTDIPAGDIARVGVVGCGQMGAGIAEVCARSGLDVMVAETTGEALEIGRTRLFNSLAKAAERGKITEEELEATQARLSFTTDLGEFADRDLVIEAVVENEQVKTEIFQVLDQVVTRPDAILASNTSSIPLVKLAVATSRPDQVIGIHFFNPAPVQKLVELIPALTTSEGTLGRAQLFTEKVLGKHAIRAQDRSGFVVNALLIPYLLSAIRMFETGIASREDIDNGMEMGCAHPMGPLKLSDLIGLDTVASVAQSMYEEYKEPLYAAPPLLQRMVDAGRLGRKTGSGFYTYD; from the coding sequence GTGACGGACATCCCAGCGGGAGACATTGCACGCGTCGGGGTCGTGGGCTGCGGTCAGATGGGCGCGGGGATCGCCGAGGTGTGCGCCCGGTCCGGTCTGGACGTCATGGTCGCCGAGACCACCGGCGAGGCCCTGGAGATCGGCCGGACCCGGCTGTTCAACTCCCTGGCCAAGGCAGCCGAGCGCGGCAAGATCACCGAGGAGGAGCTGGAGGCCACACAGGCCCGTCTGAGCTTCACCACGGACCTCGGCGAGTTCGCCGACCGCGACCTGGTGATCGAGGCCGTCGTCGAGAACGAGCAGGTCAAGACCGAGATCTTCCAGGTGCTCGACCAGGTCGTCACCCGGCCCGACGCCATCCTGGCCTCCAACACCTCCTCCATCCCGCTGGTGAAGCTGGCGGTGGCGACCTCGCGGCCGGACCAGGTCATCGGCATCCACTTCTTCAACCCGGCCCCGGTGCAGAAGCTCGTCGAGCTGATCCCGGCCCTCACCACGTCCGAGGGCACGCTGGGCCGGGCCCAGCTGTTCACCGAGAAGGTGCTGGGCAAGCACGCGATCCGCGCTCAGGACCGCTCCGGCTTCGTGGTCAACGCGCTGCTGATCCCGTACCTGCTCTCCGCGATCCGGATGTTCGAGACGGGCATCGCCAGCCGCGAGGACATCGACAACGGCATGGAGATGGGCTGCGCCCACCCGATGGGCCCCCTGAAGCTCTCCGACCTCATCGGCCTGGACACGGTCGCCTCGGTGGCCCAGTCGATGTACGAGGAGTACAAGGAGCCCCTGTACGCCGCTCCCCCGCTCCTCCAGCGCATGGTCGACGCGGGCCGGCTGGGCCGCAAGACGGGGTCGGGCTTCTACACGTACGACTGA
- a CDS encoding alpha-L-arabinofuranosidase C-terminal domain-containing protein, whose product MPRTARTRWRIGLTTTALLTAAALVPAPAHAEDVTDYAITVDPSAKGAAIDDTMYGVFFEDINRAADGGLYAELVQNRSFEYSTADNGSYTPLTSWTAGGTAEVVNDSGRLNERNRNYLSLGAGSSVTNAGYNTGIRVEQGKRYDFSVWARAESGSTLTVSLKDTAGALATARQVAVKGGWAKYKATFTATRTSNRGRLAVASTNAAALDEISLFPRDTYKNQPNGLRKDLAEKIAALKPGFVRFPGGCLVNTGSMEDYSEASNWQRKRSYQWKDTIGPVEQRATNSNFWGYNQSYGLGYYEYFRFSEDIGAMPLPVVPALVTGCGQNKATDDDALLKRHIQDTLDLIEFANGPATSKWGKVRAQMGHPKPFHLSHIGVGNEENLPKEFFARFEQFRAAIKAKYPDITVISNSGPDDAGTTFDTAWQLNREGKVDMVDEHYYNSPNWFLQNNDRYDSYDRKGPKVFLGEYASQGNAWKNGLSEAAFMTGLERNADIVKLASYAPLLANEDYVQWRPDMIWFNNHASWNSANYEVQKLFMTNVGDRVVPSKATTTPNVSGPITGAVGLSTWATSAAYDDVKVTAADGSTLLSDDFSGDASKWTTSGRGSWSIQDGQYVQTDTAAENTMVTAGDPAWKDYDLHVKATKKSGKEGFLVAFGVKDTGNYYWWNLGGWNNTQSAIEQAVDGGKGTLMTKAGSIETGRAYDIDIKVRGRQVTLFLDGKEWGSFKDDKPAEPFRQVVTKDAGTGDLIVKVVNAQSAEARTAVDLGGAKVASTARVTTLAAEEDAVNTETDTPVTPVTSTFRGVAGKFTYTFPANSVTFLRIKQR is encoded by the coding sequence ATGCCACGCACCGCCCGCACCCGATGGAGAATCGGTCTCACGACCACCGCCCTCCTGACGGCAGCAGCCCTCGTACCGGCCCCCGCGCACGCCGAGGACGTCACCGACTACGCCATCACCGTCGACCCGTCCGCCAAGGGCGCCGCGATCGACGACACGATGTACGGCGTCTTCTTCGAGGACATCAACCGGGCCGCCGACGGCGGTCTGTACGCCGAGCTCGTGCAGAACCGCTCCTTCGAGTACTCCACCGCCGACAACGGCTCCTACACGCCCCTGACCTCGTGGACGGCCGGTGGCACGGCCGAGGTCGTGAACGACTCGGGCCGCCTCAACGAGCGCAACCGCAACTACCTCTCGCTGGGCGCCGGCTCCTCCGTCACGAACGCCGGCTACAACACCGGCATCCGGGTCGAGCAGGGCAAGCGGTACGACTTCTCCGTGTGGGCCCGCGCCGAGAGCGGCAGCACGCTCACCGTCTCCCTCAAGGACACGGCAGGCGCCCTGGCGACCGCCCGGCAGGTGGCCGTCAAGGGCGGCTGGGCCAAGTACAAGGCCACCTTCACCGCGACCCGCACCAGTAACCGCGGCCGCCTCGCCGTCGCCTCGACGAACGCCGCCGCGCTCGACGAGATATCGCTCTTCCCGCGCGACACCTACAAGAACCAGCCGAACGGCCTGCGCAAGGACCTCGCCGAGAAGATCGCCGCGCTGAAGCCGGGCTTCGTGCGCTTCCCCGGCGGCTGCCTGGTCAACACCGGTTCCATGGAGGACTACAGCGAGGCCTCGAACTGGCAGCGCAAGCGCAGCTACCAGTGGAAGGACACCATCGGCCCCGTAGAGCAGCGCGCCACCAACTCCAACTTCTGGGGCTACAACCAGAGCTACGGCCTCGGCTACTACGAGTACTTCCGCTTCTCCGAGGACATCGGCGCCATGCCGCTGCCCGTCGTCCCCGCCCTGGTGACCGGCTGCGGCCAGAACAAGGCCACCGACGACGACGCCCTGCTCAAGCGCCACATCCAGGACACCCTCGACCTCATCGAGTTCGCCAACGGCCCGGCGACCTCCAAGTGGGGCAAGGTCCGCGCGCAGATGGGCCACCCCAAGCCCTTCCACCTCAGCCACATCGGCGTCGGCAACGAGGAGAACCTCCCCAAGGAGTTCTTCGCCCGCTTCGAGCAGTTCCGGGCCGCCATCAAGGCCAAGTACCCGGACATCACCGTCATCTCCAACTCCGGCCCGGACGACGCCGGTACGACCTTCGACACGGCCTGGCAGCTCAACCGCGAGGGCAAGGTCGACATGGTCGACGAGCACTACTACAACAGCCCGAACTGGTTCCTGCAGAACAACGACCGCTACGACTCCTACGACCGCAAGGGCCCCAAGGTCTTCCTCGGCGAGTACGCCTCACAGGGCAACGCCTGGAAGAACGGACTCTCCGAGGCCGCGTTCATGACGGGCCTGGAGCGCAACGCGGACATCGTCAAGCTGGCCTCGTACGCCCCGCTGCTCGCCAACGAGGACTACGTGCAGTGGCGGCCGGACATGATCTGGTTCAACAACCACGCCTCCTGGAACTCGGCCAACTACGAGGTCCAGAAGCTGTTCATGACCAATGTCGGCGACCGCGTCGTCCCGTCGAAGGCCACCACCACGCCGAACGTCAGCGGTCCGATCACGGGTGCCGTCGGCCTGTCCACGTGGGCGACCAGCGCCGCGTACGACGACGTGAAGGTCACCGCCGCGGACGGCTCGACGCTGCTCAGCGACGACTTCTCCGGTGACGCCTCCAAGTGGACCACCAGCGGCCGGGGCAGCTGGAGCATCCAGGACGGGCAGTACGTCCAGACCGACACCGCCGCCGAGAACACCATGGTCACGGCGGGTGACCCGGCCTGGAAGGACTACGACCTGCATGTGAAGGCCACCAAGAAGTCCGGCAAGGAGGGCTTCCTCGTCGCCTTCGGCGTCAAGGACACCGGCAACTACTACTGGTGGAACCTGGGCGGCTGGAACAACACCCAGTCGGCGATCGAGCAGGCCGTCGACGGCGGCAAGGGCACGCTGATGACGAAGGCCGGGTCGATCGAGACCGGCCGCGCCTACGACATCGACATCAAGGTCCGCGGCCGCCAGGTCACCCTGTTCCTGGACGGCAAGGAGTGGGGCAGCTTCAAGGACGACAAGCCGGCCGAGCCGTTCCGCCAGGTCGTCACCAAGGACGCGGGGACCGGTGACCTGATCGTCAAGGTCGTCAACGCCCAGTCCGCCGAGGCCCGTACGGCCGTCGACCTGGGTGGCGCGAAGGTCGCCTCCACCGCCCGCGTGACCACGCTGGCCGCCGAGGAGGACGCCGTCAACACGGAGACGGACACGCCGGTGACGCCGGTGACGTCCACCTTCCGCGGCGTGGCCGGGAAGTTCACCTACACCTTCCCGGCGAACTCCGTCACCTTCCTGCGGATCAAGCAGAGGTAG
- a CDS encoding aldehyde dehydrogenase family protein, with protein MTSHTVRDRLFIGGDMVTPASEDVIEVISPVTEERVGTAPSSTPADIDRAVRAARAAFDDGPWPRMS; from the coding sequence ATGACCAGCCACACAGTGCGGGATCGGCTGTTCATTGGCGGGGACATGGTCACGCCTGCCTCGGAAGACGTGATCGAGGTCATTTCTCCGGTCACGGAGGAGCGGGTCGGTACCGCTCCCTCATCGACGCCTGCCGATATCGACCGAGCAGTACGCGCGGCGCGCGCCGCCTTCGACGATGGCCCCTGGCCCCGCATGTCGTGA
- a CDS encoding DUF6314 family protein, translating into MGEFWPVPDVLAYLAGRWRVARSVRDLASGEQGEFSGSTVFAAAEDGGLLHHESGTFVWQGVARPAERTLRFLPGPGGSADVRFADGRPFHDLDLTSGRHVADHPCAADLYRGEFTVRDPDHWRTVWHVRGPAKDLVLRTDYARED; encoded by the coding sequence ATGGGCGAGTTCTGGCCAGTGCCGGACGTACTGGCGTATCTGGCCGGGCGTTGGCGCGTGGCCCGGTCGGTGCGGGATCTCGCGAGCGGCGAGCAGGGGGAGTTCTCCGGAAGCACCGTGTTCGCCGCGGCGGAGGACGGCGGACTGCTGCACCACGAGTCCGGCACCTTCGTCTGGCAGGGCGTCGCCCGGCCCGCCGAGCGGACGCTGCGGTTCCTGCCGGGCCCGGGCGGCTCGGCGGACGTGCGGTTCGCGGACGGGCGGCCGTTCCACGACCTGGACCTGACGTCCGGACGGCACGTCGCCGACCACCCTTGCGCGGCGGACCTCTACCGCGGCGAGTTCACCGTCCGCGACCCGGACCACTGGCGGACGGTGTGGCACGTACGGGGCCCGGCCAAGGACCTCGTGCTGCGCACCGACTACGCACGCGAAGACTGA
- a CDS encoding histidine phosphatase family protein, giving the protein MPLRVTFVAAARSSPLLAERFEDDRLLDQAGWGEVERAAHELLPLAAAELRYCSPTPRSRATGEGLGYAPLVQLGLRDCDMGRWRGLTLGEAMAREPEAVDAWLADPRATPHGGESLVDFITRVGGWLDTRPVEDGCRVVAVAEPSVIRAALVYALKAPPSTYWNIDVRPLSTTSVTGRAGRWNLRFDGVSAPTSRA; this is encoded by the coding sequence ATGCCACTTCGGGTCACGTTCGTCGCCGCCGCGCGCAGCTCCCCGCTGCTCGCCGAGCGCTTCGAGGACGACCGGCTGCTGGACCAGGCCGGCTGGGGTGAGGTGGAGCGCGCCGCCCACGAGCTGCTGCCGCTCGCCGCGGCCGAGCTGCGCTACTGCTCGCCGACCCCGCGCAGCCGTGCGACGGGGGAGGGGCTCGGGTACGCGCCGCTGGTGCAACTCGGTCTGCGGGACTGCGACATGGGCCGGTGGCGCGGGCTGACCCTGGGCGAGGCGATGGCCCGCGAGCCCGAGGCCGTGGACGCCTGGCTCGCCGATCCGCGCGCCACACCGCACGGCGGTGAGTCGCTGGTGGACTTCATCACCCGCGTCGGCGGCTGGCTCGACACCCGGCCCGTCGAGGACGGCTGCCGGGTCGTGGCGGTCGCCGAGCCGTCCGTGATCCGTGCCGCCCTGGTGTACGCCCTGAAGGCACCGCCCTCGACGTACTGGAACATCGACGTCCGCCCGCTGTCGACGACCTCCGTCACGGGCCGGGCGGGGCGCTGGAACCTGCGCTTCGACGGGGTGTCGGCTCCGACTTCGCGTGCCTAG
- a CDS encoding DUF1918 domain-containing protein — MRATVGDQLVQHGRVVGQHDKVGEIVEVLGQEGNPPYRVRFEDGHEGVCSPGPDTEIRHRETTTGP, encoded by the coding sequence ATGCGCGCAACCGTGGGCGACCAGCTTGTCCAGCACGGCAGGGTGGTCGGTCAGCACGACAAGGTCGGCGAGATCGTCGAAGTGCTGGGCCAGGAGGGCAATCCCCCCTACCGCGTCCGGTTCGAGGACGGGCACGAGGGCGTGTGCTCGCCGGGACCCGACACCGAGATCCGGCACCGGGAGACCACCACCGGGCCGTGA